From the genome of Pungitius pungitius chromosome 20, fPunPun2.1, whole genome shotgun sequence:
ACGATCACCTCCAGGGCCGACGCGGCAGCGGCTTTGCAGTCACTGCTGGCCTTCTTCTCAGAGCCCGGGTTCTGTTTGTCCGCGGAGCCGCAGCACAGCTTGGGGGCACACTGAGTCCGACAGGAGAGCTCGCAGAGGGAGTCCCGGGACTCGGAGTTGAACGTGACGAACTCGGGCTGGATGGTGGTGGCGTGGATGCCCTCGTCGTGGAAGAAGTCCTTGATGCGCTTGGCCACCTCCATGTACGATGTGGGGTCGTGGCACTTGATGTGTGCCGTCGCGATGATGCGACTGCCGGCCAGCTGCCAGATGTGCAGCTCGTGGATGGCCAGGACACCTTCCAGCCCCAGCAGGCGCTCGTTGAGTCGGTTCATGTTGATCTGCTTGGGCACGGTCTGCAGGAGGATGAGGGCGGACTCTTTGAGCAGCGGGTAGGTGGTATACAGCAGGATGCACACCATGATGATGCAGAGGGTGGGGTCCAGGTAGAGAACCCAGCAGGGGCCGGCGGACTTCATGGCAGGCATGGTGGGACCTTCCAGCAGGTCGACCAGCGTGTGGTTGACATGGTGGTGGTCCGTGGTGTGGCTGTTGATGCACGGGTTCAAGCACATCTCCCCTTCTACGCAGGGCTGCCACACAAAGGTAAAGATTAAAGAATTGACCACCACAATGACAGAGCCCAGGGCGTCGCCCAACACGTGCAGGAAAACGCCGCGCATGTTGAGCTGCGACGCAGCGTCATGCTCCATCTCCTCAAAGTGGGGGCTGCCGTTCATCTGCACATCTGCGTTGTCTTTAGAGCTGATTTCTGAAGGTTAAAAAGAACAGGGTAGATAAGAAGATGGGACTTGAAGTGGACTTTTTATGAATCAACTGTTATAACACTACACATTTAAAATAGATATAGACAACAAAGTCTATTCAAAACATCAATATTTCTACGAAATTTcaggcaaaacacaaaacaagccCAACAAGCTCACTGCAGTTCCCACGAACAAATTAGCCAGCATGCTACGAGATGCAGATAAAATCAATGGCGACCTGTTGCTGAATTGCTAAGTTACATCATTTGGGGTCAAAGCACAAGTTTGAAAGTCAGCCTGCAATGTTATCAGGTGAAACACGTTGCAGCCGATTCATCAAAAAGTTAAAGGGATTCTGTCAATTTACGAACAAAACTTGAGCCCCACCTAAAAAGGGCCGCTGTGGGACACAATGGGGCTTCAACGCCCATGCTGGAttatataaaagaaaatatatacccAAACAAACACGACAGTGAATCACACCAAGTTCAGTTAGTAATTGGAAGCAGTGTGGTAGGTTACACGGCTCTGAGGGAACAGCACCTGAGCAATGGCTGCTCTCTTCCATGCCGGGGCCCCACAGGGTCATTCGTCAGCAGCTAATGGCGTGGGCCGGGCCGTGTGCTCCTTCGTTACACTGATGTATGACCGAGTAACAgccctcagagtgtgtgtgtgtgtgtgggggggggtggggggggactagTTTGAATCCAAGAGTATTTTTCCTCAGAAACTGTGGGCAATGTGAGTAACACACAAGAGTGTACGGTGTACCAAGAATGTTGGTCGATGAGACGCTTAACTTAACTTACAAGTTGGAACTTGTGAAAAACCGGATGTTATGACAGCAGCTTCTAGAAATAATTCATTAAAAGCCATTTGATAGTGGCCATTGTTTTCCAAGGCCTGAAAGCTGATGCCATGAGTGAAGAAGGCCACGTTTTCCATCGCTAGAACACCACCCCCTTAAAATAATACCTATCTGATAACAAATGCGTTGGTTTTAATTCCACTGTCACAGATGAGACCGTAAGGATTAGTCACTCAGACAGGTTGTCCTCCAGGAACGTTGAAGACCTCTACTGTTATGCAATGGAGACAAAGTGtggcacatgcacacaaaccatGCTGGAGTAACCAGGCTGGGGCCCTTTACACTTGATATGCAATGTACACTTTAAGgttaaattacagttttaaaTACGGAGAGgagaaataacaacaaatactCTTTACACACAGTTGTGACAGGTACATACCGTTTCTCGGCCTCGCTTCCCCCGGGCTGTTGTGACTCGCCACCAAGATGTTGGTCTCCTCTCCCGAGGACCCATTGCCAGCCTGCTGGGACTTCCCAGCTTTGCCCCTCTTGTGCTTGTTTCCGTGAGAGTGTCCTCCGTGGGAATGTCCGTGTCCTCCGCCGGCGTGGCCGCGGAACAGGCAGAGCCCGAGCAGGTTGATCAGGAGCCCCGCGGCGCCGACTCCGGCGACCACCAGCGGACTCTCGATCTCGTGGGGCTCGGTGAAGCGCTCCACAGCCTCCAGGACGATGGTGAAGCACAGCGCCGTGAGGAAGACGGCGTTGACAAGAGCCCCCATCACTTCCGCCCGGATCCACCCGAAGGTGTTTTTGTCGGTCGCGTGGGTTTTCTCGGCAAATCGCACCGCGACCAAAGCCACGACCAGCGCAATGACATCCGACAACATGTGAAAGGAGTCCGACAGCATTGACAGGGACGAAGTCATCCGACTGACCACCACTTCCACGATGAAAAAACCAAAAGTCAACGAGAGCATGCATAGCAGCCTCACGCGATTAGGCTCACaagtcatttttcttccttGTCAGTCCTTCGTCGAGTCTAGTTTGAATAACGCTTTACTTGTGTTTTCTAACGAGCTCACCGGGACatcggctaacgttagctagctcttCGTTTTAACACAGCTCCGGGCTAAAGGTTTACCTTAAGCTAGCTGGCTTCCGAAGACAATACGATCGATGCTAACAGCGTCTTTACACACCACCGTATTCCAGCGACGGCAGCATCACTCGGCTAGATCTGAAGACAACCGCGGGTATAATGTATCGGGCCGATTATTCTAGCTATCGTAGAGATAGACTGGTCGACACAACGATATTCCAGATACGTTTGCCAACGAGCTTCGGTTTGCAGACGGCTGAAACTTTGCACCCGAGCCGGTAAACTTTCCACACGGAACACGGCGCACAATGACACGCCCTGGGCGATTCCTATTGGCGAAAAGGACAAAAGCTTGAATTTAATTGGTCGGTTTGTGCAATTCTCCCAGGTAGGCGGAGTCGACAAGCCAAACGACAGCGGTTGCTAAGCACGCTGACCGCGCCTGTAATCTCGCGATGATTAATGTTTACTGTAAATTGATGAATTATCGTTAACACATTTCAAAGACCTAATTAACACCAACAAACATAGGTTTGAAAAGGGGAAAGTGATTGTCCTTTTCCGCATTAGCCTTCTTCATTGATGAGTTTTGAGTGATTTTCATCATTGAACATTCAGCAAGTTAAAAAGATTTCAATAGATCCTAGTTCAAATATCTGTTAAATATTGGTCTATGGTGTGATGTTCTTTGTGTCTCATTTCAAAAGTCTTACTGTTTTATGGTTCAGAATGTGTTTAACTGGTAACAATGTAATAATTATGTTCCTCTGTGTTTAcataaacaaatgtattcagTATGTAGTAGTTTTTTAGtaaacaaaaaagaatgaaatccaTGCTAATCATTGCTGGAAACCTATCTTGTTCATCTttaaattcaatcaactacAACGCAAAGGCctattattgaaaaaaaaaggattataaATCTCCTTTAATCATGGACTTTAATCTGCTATTAATCAACAAACAATTTCAGGTGTGAAGACCCAATGCATTGTCTACAATCATCAGCAATAGTCCCATTTGATTAGCCAACTTCTCATGGGTATCTAGTGACCTCTTGTGGGAGGTATGCCTTTATGAAACACTACAGAGCATACGTAGTAAATTGTAGTAGAAATCTAAAACAACTTTGTCATTTGGTTGACTAagtatgcatgtatatatatattattattaataataaatagtaCATATATAGCATGCCTTCAGTTTCTTTGGCAGAATGCAAATCAGGATGAACATTCTTATTGTAATaatttaaaactaaaataagTGGTTAATAGGAAATGCAATACAAAACCATTTACCCGTCACAATCATTCAGCACAGTTGGTATTGCAGCAGGAAGTTGTTTTTCACATTATCATACATGTCCTAacaatatttttctatttcgtATTGGATTCAAATCCCAATCACTCCTTCAGTTAATCTATTTTAACAGTCCTTCTGCTCTGGAACCGGGAGACCTTTTCCATTTCAGTGTTTAAGCACGCAGCTTCGCCGCCTTCAGCCTCCTCAAAATCAGCTCGTGGGACGTCTCACTCTGATGGCTTTTGGGCCGCTGGTTCTCTTTGCTCTCACCGGCAAAGTGGACCTTCCTCTTGCCAGGGGAGAGGTTCTCCACATCTGTGACCAAACAGTAGGGAGTCACTGATTAAAGATCAACTCTAAATTGTCGGGTACACGTGATAACAGTCACCAACACAACTGCTAGATTTCAGATTGTTAGGTGtgtaaaaatgatttattgatgtacaaaaacaatttacatgatttaaaaaagcaataaatTAAGTCGATTTAAGTCCACATTGCAGACGGAAGCACAATACCATAAAAACATTGCTCAGTTCTTGTCTCGATTGAGTAAGTCCAGAGGCCTCCGATTAATTGCCATACCTATGTCTTTGCCATAGAACGGCTCCACATCCTTCTGCTTCTGTTGCTGTAGACGGGTGTAACTCTTCAGTAAGCTCTCTGCTCTGGAACGGTAGATTGGCATAAGGAGTGAACGCCAAGATCAGTTGGTGATAAACATTGTAGGATGGTCACAATAGAAAAAGTGTAAATTATTGCATTTCTAGCCTTAAAGAAACTGTTTACCTGGCGAGCCTCTCATTTGACAGTTGCTCACGAAGACAAAGCTCCTGCTCTCTTTCTGCAATgaatggacaaaataaaagctttcttCCATTCTTTCTTGCAGTATCATTTCGGTATTTGCGCATACACACTTTAATAACATTTGACTGCAATACACAAATGCTTGTTCCAgttgaaaacagaaaacatagTTTACctgttgaaaacaaatcttttaGGCCTCAATACAATAGGACAACATAGACATGATTATACTAATCCCCCCTAGTCTCCCCCTTTATAAAGCTATTTACATACCATTTGGCCATGGatatttgaaaatacttttttttacaaaataaagattTTCAATGTGCTAAAACTCCCCACTAATCCCTTACTGATGTGGGTCTGCTTGGCACAGAGGGaactagaaataaaaaaagtctcACGCTCCAGCCTTTTCTCGCGTTCCTTCAGGGCCTTTTCTCGTTCTTGGATTGCTTGTTTCCTGAGTTCAagttcagctgcagagggggccACCGGTTCAGACGGCCTGTTAAGGGGACAGTCCGAGTCTGCGGATCTCCTTCGGAGCCGCACTtgtgccctcctctcctcctcagcaacAGCATCAGCCAACAGGCGGCTCTGGAGAATGGACTCCACAGAGGGCCTCAGATAGTCCtataaacaaagaaacactaCTGAACTCCAGCTAAATGAAAACATCATTATTTTAGCTGGTAGCACAAGTAAAAGGGATTTCTAACCTTCAGGTTGAGCATTTTACAGATTAAGGTGTTCAGTTCCTCAGAGTAGCGGTATGGAATTCTTTTGAACTTGCCCTCTCTGATCCTCTCCGCCAGCTCTTTTTGGTTGCAAGCAGTGAACGGAGGGCTAAATCGGAGGAATCAAGGAAACGCATCAGTCACATTCAAGAAGCCGCATCGTAGAGAAATCGGCAATGACAAAAATAGATGTTCTTTTACTTACGACAATGCACACAGTTCATACAGCAAACATCCCAGTGACCAAATATCTGATTTCTCGTTGTACGACATTCGGTCTATTTGTTCCTGAAATAAAGGAAACGTTGAATTAGTTGAAAACATGGCTTCTTGCAGTGCTTTCCCCCTTGTTATAATGattggggaaacactgacttgGATTACTTTCAGAAAAGCCAAAGGATCAGGTCACGTTTGCTAAAACAAGATTAAACAACTCACTGGCGACATGTAGTACGGTGTCCCCACAAACGTCTTTGCAAAACTGGTGTCATGGTTCAGGATCCTTGCAAGGCCAAAGTCTCCGAGCTTGACATTCTGTTTGATGTCGAGGAAGATGTTGGCTGGTTTCAGGTCTCGATGAAGAACTGCCGCTCTACCGTCACTGCGTCTGTGGCACTCCTTCAGGGCCAACGTGAGCTGTGCCATGACACGCAGGACAAACTGCTCCTCTAAATAACGCCTGCCACGGTGAAAATACACACTTAATTCTGCTGATGCCATCAGGGGAGCACGGGTGcagaaaggaaacaaacaatACCTTTTACAATGCACATAAGCGCATAAACTGTAGTACATTGTGGTATTCAAGGGAAAGGATCATTGTCACCTTTCCTTGATGCACCGGGTGATGAGGCTGGACAGGTCTCCACCTTCACAGTACTCCATAATGATGTACAACGTTGTGGTAGTCCGGTCTATGATGCGGTCGTAGTACCGCACTATGTTTGGGTTCCTCAGCTCCCTTAGGAG
Proteins encoded in this window:
- the nek2 gene encoding serine/threonine-protein kinase Nek2 isoform X2, giving the protein MPSRVEDYEVLFSIGSGSYGKCQKIRRKHDGKILLWKELDYGTMAENEKQMLVSEVNLLRELRNPNIVRYYDRIIDRTTTTLYIIMEYCEGGDLSSLITRCIKERRYLEEQFVLRVMAQLTLALKECHRRSDGRAAVLHRDLKPANIFLDIKQNVKLGDFGLARILNHDTSFAKTFVGTPYYMSPEQIDRMSYNEKSDIWSLGCLLYELCALSPPFTACNQKELAERIREGKFKRIPYRYSEELNTLICKMLNLKDYLRPSVESILQSRLLADAVAEEERRAQVRLRRRSADSDCPLNRPSEPVAPSAAELELRKQAIQEREKALKEREKRLEQREQELCLREQLSNERLARELTEELHPSTATEAEGCGAVLWQRHRCGEPLPWQEEGPLCR
- the nek2 gene encoding serine/threonine-protein kinase Nek2 isoform X1, with the protein product MPSRVEDYEVLFSIGSGSYGKCQKIRRKHDGKILLWKELDYGTMAENEKQMLVSEVNLLRELRNPNIVRYYDRIIDRTTTTLYIIMEYCEGGDLSSLITRCIKERRYLEEQFVLRVMAQLTLALKECHRRSDGRAAVLHRDLKPANIFLDIKQNVKLGDFGLARILNHDTSFAKTFVGTPYYMSPEQIDRMSYNEKSDIWSLGCLLYELCALSPPFTACNQKELAERIREGKFKRIPYRYSEELNTLICKMLNLKDYLRPSVESILQSRLLADAVAEEERRAQVRLRRRSADSDCPLNRPSEPVAPSAAELELRKQAIQEREKALKEREKRLEQREQELCLREQLSNERLARAESLLKSYTRLQQQKQKDVEPFYGKDIDVENLSPGKRKVHFAGESKENQRPKSHQSETSHELILRRLKAAKLRA
- the slc30a1a gene encoding zinc transporter 1a, with amino-acid sequence MTCEPNRVRLLCMLSLTFGFFIVEVVVSRMTSSLSMLSDSFHMLSDVIALVVALVAVRFAEKTHATDKNTFGWIRAEVMGALVNAVFLTALCFTIVLEAVERFTEPHEIESPLVVAGVGAAGLLINLLGLCLFRGHAGGGHGHSHGGHSHGNKHKRGKAGKSQQAGNGSSGEETNILVASHNSPGEARPRNEISSKDNADVQMNGSPHFEEMEHDAASQLNMRGVFLHVLGDALGSVIVVVNSLIFTFVWQPCVEGEMCLNPCINSHTTDHHHVNHTLVDLLEGPTMPAMKSAGPCWVLYLDPTLCIIMVCILLYTTYPLLKESALILLQTVPKQINMNRLNERLLGLEGVLAIHELHIWQLAGSRIIATAHIKCHDPTSYMEVAKRIKDFFHDEGIHATTIQPEFVTFNSESRDSLCELSCRTQCAPKLCCGSADKQNPGSEKKASSDCKAAAASALEVIVETPEQAAGIEVCPRSEAAVAVAREVESSL